One Brassica napus cultivar Da-Ae chromosome C4, Da-Ae, whole genome shotgun sequence genomic region harbors:
- the LOC106448608 gene encoding B3 domain-containing protein REM12-like, translated as MQNLLGKKKAKMNNSETKVKTEADSSSSDHPCPLALVTASNVRKDTQCLRQDLCPTESNHDGTQGDNNKKKRRGRRPPTSPSQKQFMKLKLAHDSLIKYRQYLSVPFMRANGMTKPGLITLVGKDGVKWKVNLYEERSGSSLCLGKGWKEFAKANGLKTGEYFTLELVWENEIPMLSLVNTESASDRKQRGEPSKAMEKERSTDTSSIVQNRVVTLALETKDVKACTLHLPSEFVTAIGIKKLGKITLLGKDGMKWWGCLLSRDGTVAVGIGWRNFCEANGVKLGDSFSLVFINEEEDTGPVFKFSPNSGN; from the exons ATGCAGAACTTGCTAGGGAAAAAGAAAGCGAAGATGAACAATTCAGAAACAAAAGTTAAAACAGAAGCTGATTCTTCTTCATCAGACCATCCTTGTCCTTTGGCTCTTGTCACGGCTTCGAATGTACGCAAAGATACTCAG TGTCTTCGACAAGATTTATGCCCCACAGAATCTAACCATGATGGTACACAAGGTGATAATAACAAGAAGAAGCGTCGGGGACGACGTCCTCCAACTTCCCCAAGCCAAAAACAGTTTATGAAGTTAAAACTTGCACATGACAGCCTCATAAAATATAGACAG TATCTTTCAGTGCCATTTATGAGAGCAAATGGCATGACCAAACCAGGGCTGATAACTCTGGTAGGAAAAGATGGTGTAAAGTGGAAAGTGAATCTTTACGAGGAGAGATCCGGAAGCTCACTGTGTCTTGGAAAGGGGTGGAAAGAGTTTGCTAAAGCAAACGGGTTAAAGACGGGTGAATACTTTACCTTGGAGTTAGTATGGGAAAATGAAATTCCTATGCTCAGCTTGGTCAACACAGAGTCTGCCAGTGACAGAAAGCAGAGAGGTGAGCCTTCAAAAGCCATGGAGAAAGAGAGAAGTACTGATACATCTTCAATCGTCCAAAACCGAGTAGTGACATTGGCCCTTGAAACTAAAGATGTCAAAGCATGTACATTG CATCTTCCAAGTGAATTCGTGACAGCTATTGGCATCAAGAAGCTTGGAAAGATAACCTTGCTTGGCAAGGATGGAATGAAGTGGTGGGGATGTCTTTTGTCAAGAGATGGAACCGTGGCTGTTGGAATTGGTTGGAGAAATTTCTGTGAGGCTAATGGTGTAAAGTTAGGTGATTCATTCAGCCTAGTATTCATTAACGAAGAAGAGGACACAGGTCCGGTATTCAAGTTCAGTCCCAACTCCGGGAACTga